A DNA window from Acetilactobacillus jinshanensis contains the following coding sequences:
- a CDS encoding Cof-type HAD-IIB family hydrolase yields MLTDDQQILPSSVSAIHTLQANHIVPVICTGRNMKEIQSIIEITGIDTLITENGSYIKHHQTIRIENIRKKVIKELVDMANKLGDAVGFRNAINVAVTKINKYTRKCYGGYFKWAKVDPYFYLKSPINFLNVFTDGSDVQQYRNAFAGKLSITHNDPHVLDINRYGVSKATGIQDVLNDFHWTHLPTYCFGDAANDVPMFKKVKHSIAMANADDECKQEAEYVTDSNNDNGIAHALHHFNLI; encoded by the coding sequence TTGTTAACCGATGACCAGCAGATTCTACCTTCTAGCGTGTCTGCAATTCATACGCTTCAAGCAAATCACATCGTTCCGGTCATCTGTACCGGCCGCAACATGAAAGAAATTCAGAGCATTATCGAAATTACGGGCATCGATACGTTGATTACCGAAAATGGCAGCTACATTAAACATCATCAAACGATTCGAATTGAAAATATTCGTAAAAAGGTCATTAAAGAATTAGTTGATATGGCTAATAAACTCGGCGACGCCGTAGGTTTCCGTAACGCCATTAACGTTGCCGTTACTAAAATCAATAAATACACCCGTAAGTGTTACGGTGGCTACTTCAAATGGGCTAAAGTTGATCCTTACTTTTATTTAAAGTCACCAATTAATTTTTTGAACGTCTTTACTGATGGTAGCGACGTTCAACAGTACCGGAATGCGTTTGCCGGCAAATTATCAATCACCCATAATGATCCGCACGTTTTAGACATCAATCGTTACGGTGTTAGTAAGGCTACCGGAATCCAGGACGTTCTAAATGATTTTCATTGGACCCATTTACCAACGTATTGCTTCGGGGATGCCGCTAACGACGTTCCGATGTTCAAGAAGGTTAAGCATTCCATCGCCATGGCTAATGCTGATGATGAATGTAAGCAAGAGGCCGAATACGTGACCGATTCCAATAACGACAACGGTATCGCTCACGCCTTACATCACTTTAATTTAATTTAA
- a CDS encoding DMT family transporter has translation MSNKSRGLTLDIIGCICWGVSGTFSQYLFENHVVSVWWIAGVRALIAGIVILSAYKIFEHGSLTSIWHNTHDWLTLLAFTFLGMLPWQVTYFLAIKYSNAPTATVLQFTGPVFIILAMAGIKFRWPRRIDVISIIISMTGLILMVTNGQLTKLALAPLGVFWGVMTGVTQATYTLIPGKLLHKYNSELILGWAMLLGSFPLVPQIHPLPMYKLTPIVLIALAVIIFGGTVIGYLFYLISLKYLRPTVTGMLDCFEPLTATILSVMFLGTRMTWIEVVGALMILLTAFLQAIPEK, from the coding sequence ATGAGTAACAAGAGCAGGGGACTCACCTTAGACATCATCGGCTGTATCTGCTGGGGTGTCTCAGGGACCTTTAGTCAGTATTTATTTGAAAATCACGTCGTATCCGTCTGGTGGATCGCAGGTGTCAGAGCATTGATTGCTGGAATCGTGATCTTGAGCGCCTACAAAATCTTTGAACACGGTTCGTTGACTTCCATTTGGCACAACACTCATGACTGGTTAACGTTATTGGCGTTCACTTTTTTGGGGATGCTACCGTGGCAAGTAACTTATTTTCTGGCCATTAAATATAGCAACGCCCCGACGGCTACCGTTTTACAATTTACCGGACCGGTCTTCATTATTCTAGCAATGGCCGGGATTAAATTCCGCTGGCCGCGACGGATCGATGTCATCTCAATCATTATTTCAATGACTGGATTAATCCTGATGGTAACGAATGGTCAGCTAACTAAATTAGCGTTGGCACCACTTGGCGTGTTCTGGGGAGTTATGACCGGTGTTACTCAAGCCACCTATACGTTGATTCCTGGAAAACTACTTCATAAATATAACTCAGAATTAATTCTTGGCTGGGCAATGCTGCTAGGCAGCTTCCCCTTAGTTCCACAGATCCATCCCTTGCCAATGTATAAATTAACGCCAATTGTACTAATCGCGTTGGCCGTCATCATTTTTGGTGGCACCGTAATTGGTTATCTGTTCTACTTAATTAGTTTGAAGTATCTCCGACCTACCGTTACGGGGATGCTGGATTGCTTCGAACCGTTAACCGCTACGATCTTATCGGTAATGTTTCTTGGCACTCGAATGACGTGGATCGAAGTAGTCGGTGCACTGATGATATTGCTAACGGCCTTTCTACAGGCAATCCCAGAGAAATAA
- a CDS encoding replication initiation protein: MPKVPKKLKGGSEVLHEFKVRNYPVVKRNDLIQNTRYSLTTNEQKIILHLIQQINSDTKNLTFTFNIKEYARFMGLKQNRFNVHKIKQDLKRLADKSFWLRKSHNRETLVRWFSQVEVNHNTNTFTVRFDDRLKPFLLKTKQFFTQYNYYYIMTMQSSYSIRLYELFVSYYSMQNSRKGFNYSLGELREALDLRNKYPQFANFKARVLAPAKREINELTDMNIRIKPYKHGRKVVGINVLLHKKSRRQLYQTENKVQERLESHKNG, encoded by the coding sequence ATGCCTAAAGTTCCGAAAAAACTTAAAGGTGGTTCCGAAGTATTACACGAATTCAAAGTTCGTAATTACCCGGTTGTTAAACGTAACGATCTGATTCAAAACACTCGTTACTCTTTGACTACTAATGAGCAGAAAATTATTCTGCATTTAATTCAGCAGATTAATTCCGATACTAAGAACCTAACCTTTACATTTAATATTAAAGAATACGCTCGTTTTATGGGATTAAAGCAAAATCGTTTTAATGTTCATAAGATTAAACAGGATTTAAAGCGGTTAGCCGATAAATCATTCTGGCTTCGGAAGTCACATAACCGTGAAACGTTGGTCCGTTGGTTCTCGCAAGTTGAAGTCAACCATAACACCAACACGTTTACGGTTCGATTTGATGATCGACTGAAACCATTCCTGCTGAAGACCAAGCAATTCTTTACCCAATATAACTACTACTACATCATGACGATGCAAAGTTCTTATAGTATTCGGCTTTATGAATTGTTCGTATCGTATTACTCAATGCAGAATTCACGCAAAGGGTTCAACTACTCATTGGGTGAACTTCGTGAAGCATTGGACCTTCGGAACAAATATCCGCAGTTCGCTAACTTCAAAGCTCGGGTTTTAGCCCCGGCCAAACGTGAGATTAACGAACTTACCGACATGAACATTCGGATCAAACCTTACAAACACGGCCGGAAAGTCGTTGGCATCAACGTTCTTTTACATAAAAAGAGTCGTCGCCAGTTATACCAGACCGAAAATAAGGTTCAGGAACGACTAGAATCGCATAAAAACGGTTAG